In Acidimicrobiales bacterium, one DNA window encodes the following:
- a CDS encoding transglycosylase domain-containing protein yields MEPPGSHLPAGARRLILDRLPGRSRAKGSKRSKRRSFFWRRRRFFFLLGLAAVGGIAGAGWVVSQIELPEAEVLLETSYVCAGDVTEACGADNAIAELSGHQNRTSVSFDQVPDVLIDAVLAQEDRTFFDHSGVDVVSIVRALWTDLRHQTLAQGGSTVTQQYVKNVYLTDDRTLLRKVREAALAIRLEREVGKEEILERYLNTIYFGRGAYGVEAASRAYFGKSVDDLTLPEAAFMAGLIRAPETADPSRDLTEADRRRNNALVRMVADGHITQAEMDDANAVPLEEITLPRSSREGLGNVRGSEYGTEYFVDQVRQQLIDELGAAAVYGGGLRVYTTLDPGLQEAAHRSVTDVLDPTNPDDPAAALVTLDDQNQVVAMVGGTDFAESQVNLAMGRAGGGSGRGPGSAYKPFALAQALVDGWGLGDTVPAPSQAVFEGADDGGDWRVTGGGSPVGRWSLVDATRVSSNTGFAHLMLELGPARVNELARGLGITHQVPDVPSVVLGSGEVSVFDMASAYASFRDQGRHTPPIMVVEVTDSSGRIVWRPDRAGTRVLAPEVADQVTYALTQVVAGGTGRNAAVPGQFVAGKTGTTTNNRDAWFVGYTCRLSTAVWMGHPTADESGNPRNMSNFRGISVTGGSFPAQIWSDYMTAATEGSEPCPFPDVSVPPATTPTTELRCPVDATDTTDPDTPIELCPSTTVEADDEADDDGDEDGDEDGEATTTTSTTEPDGDGSPPDEIPTTSTTTTSTTSTTTSTTVDGDG; encoded by the coding sequence GTGGAACCACCTGGCTCGCACCTTCCTGCTGGGGCGCGCCGGTTGATCCTCGACCGGCTCCCCGGTCGGAGCCGCGCCAAGGGTTCCAAGCGTTCCAAGCGCCGGAGCTTCTTCTGGCGCCGGCGACGGTTCTTCTTCCTGCTCGGCCTGGCCGCGGTCGGTGGGATCGCCGGCGCGGGCTGGGTGGTGTCCCAGATCGAGCTGCCCGAAGCCGAGGTGCTGCTCGAGACCTCCTATGTCTGTGCCGGTGACGTGACCGAGGCCTGCGGTGCCGACAACGCCATCGCCGAGCTGAGCGGCCACCAGAACCGCACGTCGGTGTCGTTCGATCAGGTGCCGGACGTGCTCATCGACGCCGTGCTCGCCCAGGAGGACCGCACCTTCTTCGACCACAGCGGTGTCGACGTGGTCAGCATCGTCCGGGCGTTGTGGACCGACCTCCGGCACCAGACCCTCGCCCAGGGCGGTTCGACGGTCACCCAGCAGTACGTCAAGAACGTGTACCTCACCGACGACCGCACCCTGCTGCGCAAGGTTCGGGAGGCGGCCCTCGCCATCCGGCTCGAGCGCGAGGTGGGCAAGGAGGAGATCCTCGAGCGGTACCTCAACACCATCTACTTCGGCCGGGGCGCCTACGGGGTCGAAGCCGCGTCGCGGGCGTACTTCGGCAAGTCCGTCGACGACCTCACCCTGCCCGAGGCAGCGTTCATGGCCGGACTGATCCGGGCCCCCGAGACCGCAGATCCGTCACGCGACCTCACCGAGGCCGACCGCCGCCGGAACAACGCGCTGGTGCGCATGGTCGCCGACGGACACATCACCCAGGCCGAGATGGACGATGCCAACGCGGTGCCCCTCGAGGAGATCACCCTGCCGCGCTCGAGTCGCGAGGGGCTCGGCAATGTGCGCGGTTCCGAGTACGGCACCGAGTACTTCGTCGACCAGGTGCGCCAGCAGCTCATCGACGAGCTCGGCGCGGCCGCGGTCTACGGGGGAGGACTGCGGGTCTACACCACGCTCGACCCGGGACTGCAGGAGGCCGCCCATCGGTCGGTGACCGATGTGCTCGATCCGACCAATCCCGACGATCCCGCGGCCGCGCTGGTGACCCTCGACGACCAGAACCAGGTGGTTGCCATGGTCGGCGGCACCGACTTCGCGGAGTCGCAGGTCAACCTGGCCATGGGCCGCGCCGGCGGAGGCTCGGGTCGGGGACCGGGTTCGGCCTACAAGCCCTTCGCTCTGGCCCAGGCGCTGGTCGACGGGTGGGGGCTCGGCGACACGGTGCCCGCACCATCACAGGCGGTGTTCGAGGGAGCCGACGACGGCGGCGATTGGCGGGTGACCGGCGGCGGCTCGCCGGTCGGCCGTTGGAGCCTGGTCGATGCCACCCGGGTGTCGTCCAACACCGGGTTCGCCCACCTGATGCTCGAGCTCGGGCCGGCACGGGTCAACGAGCTGGCTAGGGGTCTCGGGATCACCCACCAGGTACCCGACGTGCCGTCGGTGGTGCTCGGGTCGGGTGAGGTGTCGGTGTTCGACATGGCCTCGGCCTATGCCAGCTTCCGCGATCAGGGCCGTCACACCCCACCGATCATGGTCGTGGAGGTGACCGACTCGTCGGGTCGCATCGTCTGGCGACCCGACCGGGCCGGCACACGGGTGCTCGCCCCCGAGGTCGCCGATCAGGTCACCTACGCGCTGACCCAGGTGGTGGCGGGTGGCACCGGTCGCAACGCGGCGGTCCCCGGGCAGTTCGTGGCCGGCAAGACCGGGACCACGACCAACAATCGCGACGCCTGGTTCGTCGGGTACACGTGCCGGTTGAGCACTGCGGTGTGGATGGGTCATCCGACCGCGGACGAGTCCGGCAACCCGCGCAACATGAGCAACTTCCGTGGGATCTCGGTGACCGGCGGTTCGTTCCCCGCCCAGATCTGGAGCGACTACATGACCGCGGCGACCGAGGGGTCCGAACCGTGCCCGTTCCCCGACGTGTCGGTGCCACCCGCCACCACCCCGACCACCGAGTTGCGGTGCCCGGTCGATGCGACCGACACCACCGACCCCGACACCCCGATCGAGCTGTGTCCCTCGACCACCGTCGAGGCCGACGACGAGGCCGACGACGACGGTGACGAGGATGGTGACGAGGATGGCGAGGCCACGACCACGACCTCGACGACCGAGCCCGACGGTGACGGATCGCCCCCCGACGAGATCCCCACCACCTCGACGACCACGACCTCCACCACCTCGACCACGACCTCCACGACGGTGGACGGCGACGGCTAG
- a CDS encoding DUF5318 family protein, whose product MGFSPQSVPGADHQGTIDYRLARQSVIDSYRRGRLARHEVCDAHPELRRAAEQVAEPTSLVCPICADVNVVLVSYVFGPRLPAHGRCITTRSELVAFARKARRGGSFTCYVVEVCPGCWWNHLARTFLLGRAG is encoded by the coding sequence ATGGGTTTCTCGCCCCAATCCGTTCCTGGTGCCGACCACCAGGGCACGATCGACTACCGACTGGCGCGCCAGTCGGTGATCGACTCGTACCGCCGGGGGCGTTTGGCCCGCCACGAGGTGTGCGATGCCCACCCCGAGCTGCGTCGTGCCGCCGAGCAGGTGGCAGAGCCCACGTCGCTGGTGTGTCCCATCTGCGCGGACGTGAACGTCGTGCTGGTGTCCTATGTGTTCGGACCTCGCCTGCCCGCCCACGGCCGGTGCATCACCACCCGCTCCGAGCTGGTGGCCTTTGCCCGCAAGGCGCGTCGGGGCGGTTCGTTCACCTGCTACGTCGTCGAGGTCTGCCCCGGCTGCTGGTGGAACCACCTGGCTCGCACCTTCCTGCTGGGGCGCGCCGGTTGA
- a CDS encoding class I SAM-dependent methyltransferase, translated as MSTSPTEPQHPRTFPIGAELPKDRVVYGPDILDETDLRLLGDLSGKRILQLGSHEGHTAIALQHRGARVIVVEPSAERVAASQWAFERSDTKIELLNNDLADLAAVRADSIDLAVSIYSLAGVDDLSRVFRQVHRVLRQDAHLVFSLPHPAFSMIDPTSDEPLRIRRAYWDQTPRTWERGEHSGRDHTHTITDLFTNLARTNFRVDALLEPEPAASGHRSALWSETMRWVPATLIVRARKQGI; from the coding sequence ATGAGCACCTCTCCCACCGAACCTCAGCACCCCCGCACCTTCCCCATCGGGGCCGAGCTCCCCAAGGACCGCGTGGTCTATGGGCCCGACATCCTCGACGAGACCGATCTGCGCCTGCTGGGCGACCTGTCCGGCAAGCGGATCCTTCAACTCGGCTCCCACGAGGGCCACACCGCCATCGCACTGCAGCACCGGGGGGCGAGGGTCATCGTGGTCGAGCCGTCGGCCGAACGCGTCGCCGCGTCCCAGTGGGCCTTCGAGCGGTCCGACACCAAGATCGAGCTGCTCAACAACGATCTGGCCGACCTGGCCGCGGTGCGGGCCGACTCGATCGATCTGGCGGTCAGCATCTACTCGCTGGCCGGGGTCGACGACCTCTCCCGGGTGTTCCGGCAGGTGCACCGGGTGTTGCGACAGGACGCCCACCTCGTGTTCTCGCTCCCCCATCCCGCGTTCTCGATGATCGACCCCACCAGCGACGAACCGCTGCGGATCCGGCGCGCCTACTGGGACCAGACCCCCCGCACCTGGGAGCGCGGCGAGCACTCGGGTCGCGACCACACCCACACCATCACCGACCTGTTCACCAACCTGGCCAGGACCAACTTCCGTGTCGACGCGCTGCTCGAGCCCGAACCCGCGGCCTCGGGCCATCGGTCGGCGCTGTGGAGCGAGACGATGCGGTGGGTGCCCGCCACCTTGATCGTGCGGGCCCGCAAGCAGGGGATCTGA
- a CDS encoding CCA tRNA nucleotidyltransferase: MIPPRWQPVLDESRPVAERFAAAGKRIYLVGGIVRDLLLGKELREPDFDFTTDARPDETKQLLAGFADAVWDQGERFGTIGAKVGGRTFEITTHRAEAYRPDSRKPQVEFSDAIEADLSRRDFTVNAMALSLPEPELVDPYGGASDLAQSRLRTPSGPQVSFSDDPLRMMRAARFIAGYGLSPEEGLVEAVVSMRDRLEIVAAERIRDELDKLLVVDDPSAGLWFLVDTGLADLFLPELSAMRLEQDPIHRHKDVLAHSIAVTAKTRPERIVRLAALLHDIGKPRTRSIGEHGVSFHHHEVVGARMARKRMTALRYSNGDIDAVVRLIELHLRFHTYKMGWTDSAVRRYVRDAGPDLDRLIELTRCDCTTRNERKAKTLAARMDELEARIAELQEQEELASIRPDLDGRQVMDQLGIGPGPDVGKAMNFLLDLRLEEGALGEDEARRRLDEWWAQRKV; encoded by the coding sequence GTGATCCCCCCACGCTGGCAACCGGTCCTCGACGAGTCACGCCCCGTCGCCGAGCGCTTCGCCGCTGCGGGCAAGCGGATCTACCTGGTCGGTGGCATCGTACGGGACCTGCTTCTCGGCAAGGAGCTGCGCGAGCCCGACTTCGACTTCACCACCGACGCCCGACCCGACGAGACCAAGCAGTTGCTCGCCGGGTTCGCGGACGCTGTCTGGGACCAGGGCGAACGGTTCGGCACCATCGGCGCCAAGGTCGGTGGACGCACCTTCGAGATCACCACCCACCGGGCCGAGGCGTACCGGCCCGACTCGCGCAAGCCGCAGGTTGAGTTCTCCGACGCCATCGAGGCCGACCTGTCGAGGCGCGACTTCACCGTCAACGCCATGGCGCTGTCGCTGCCCGAGCCCGAGCTGGTCGACCCCTACGGCGGTGCGAGCGACCTGGCCCAGAGCCGGTTGCGCACCCCGAGTGGCCCCCAGGTCTCCTTCAGCGACGATCCGCTCCGCATGATGCGCGCCGCGCGCTTCATCGCCGGTTACGGCCTCTCCCCGGAGGAGGGACTGGTCGAGGCCGTCGTCTCGATGCGCGATCGCCTCGAGATCGTCGCCGCCGAACGCATCCGTGACGAACTCGACAAGCTGCTGGTGGTCGACGATCCCTCTGCTGGGTTGTGGTTTCTCGTCGACACCGGTCTGGCCGACCTGTTCCTGCCCGAGCTGAGCGCCATGCGCCTGGAGCAGGACCCGATCCACCGCCACAAGGATGTGTTGGCCCACTCGATCGCGGTCACCGCCAAGACCCGGCCCGAACGGATCGTGCGCTTGGCGGCGCTGCTGCACGACATCGGCAAGCCCAGGACCCGATCCATCGGCGAGCACGGGGTCTCGTTCCACCACCACGAGGTCGTCGGTGCCCGTATGGCTCGCAAGCGGATGACCGCCCTGCGGTACTCCAACGGCGACATCGACGCGGTGGTTCGGCTGATCGAGCTGCACCTCCGATTCCACACCTACAAGATGGGATGGACCGACAGCGCGGTTCGTCGCTACGTGCGCGACGCGGGACCCGACCTCGACCGGCTGATCGAGCTCACCCGCTGTGATTGCACCACCCGCAACGAACGCAAGGCGAAGACCCTGGCGGCGCGGATGGACGAGCTCGAAGCCCGCATCGCCGAGCTGCAGGAGCAGGAGGAGCTGGCGTCGATCCGTCCTGATCTGGATGGTCGTCAGGTCATGGACCAGCTCGGCATCGGACCGGGCCCCGACGTGGGAAAGGCGATGAACTTCCTCCTCGACCTGCGGTTGGAGGAAGGAGCGCTGGGAGAGGACGAGGCCCGTCGCCGCCTGGACGAGTGGTGGGCGCAGCGCAAGGTCTGA
- a CDS encoding histone deacetylase: MTILFATHPRFYEHDTGTWHPERPARLDAVLAGLAHPLLDEAVVRFEPRAATHEEIARVHPNGYLEALERFCAAGGGNIDGDTVAVTESWNAALYAAGAGLDAVERLDRGEADAVFCAVRPPGHHATLDRAMGFCLLSNIAITAAALADRGERVLIVDFDAHHGNGTQAVFDADPRVLYVSFHEYPLYPGTGDLHEIGTGEAKGTTVNFPLPRGTTGDVIRAGIEVVAAPKIAEFGPTWLLMSAGFDAHRSDPLTSMGLSAGDFADITADLLAFAPPGRRIAFLEGGYDLAALTDSTAACVAALAGEVLHPERPTSGGPGRNVIDDVALVHLG, translated from the coding sequence GTGACCATCCTCTTCGCGACCCATCCACGGTTCTACGAGCACGACACCGGGACCTGGCACCCCGAGCGCCCTGCTCGTCTCGACGCGGTGCTGGCCGGGCTCGCCCACCCGCTTCTCGACGAAGCGGTGGTGAGGTTCGAGCCGAGAGCCGCCACCCACGAGGAGATCGCGCGGGTTCATCCGAACGGCTACCTCGAGGCGCTGGAGCGGTTCTGTGCTGCGGGGGGAGGAAACATCGACGGTGACACGGTGGCGGTCACCGAGTCGTGGAACGCGGCGCTGTATGCGGCGGGAGCGGGGCTCGACGCGGTCGAGCGGCTCGACCGGGGCGAGGCCGACGCCGTGTTCTGCGCGGTCCGGCCCCCGGGGCACCACGCGACCCTCGATCGGGCCATGGGGTTCTGCCTGCTGTCCAACATCGCCATCACCGCGGCGGCGCTGGCCGACCGCGGCGAGCGCGTGCTGATCGTCGACTTCGACGCCCACCACGGGAACGGCACCCAGGCGGTGTTCGATGCCGATCCCCGGGTCCTGTACGTCTCGTTCCACGAATACCCGCTCTATCCCGGCACCGGTGATCTGCACGAGATCGGAACGGGTGAGGCCAAGGGGACCACGGTCAACTTCCCGCTTCCCAGGGGGACCACCGGCGATGTGATCCGCGCCGGGATCGAGGTGGTGGCGGCACCCAAGATCGCCGAGTTCGGCCCCACCTGGCTGTTGATGTCGGCCGGCTTCGACGCCCATCGCAGCGATCCGTTGACCTCGATGGGCCTGTCGGCGGGCGACTTCGCCGACATCACCGCCGATCTGCTGGCCTTCGCCCCGCCCGGACGCCGGATCGCGTTCCTCGAAGGAGGCTACGACCTCGCCGCCCTCACCGACTCGACCGCGGCCTGCGTGGCCGCGCTGGCCGGCGAGGTCCTGCATCCCGAGCGCCCCACCAGCGGCGGACCGGGGCGCAACGTGATCGACGACGTCGCCCTGGTGCACCTGGGCTGA
- a CDS encoding GNAT family N-acetyltransferase, producing the protein MRHYEHLQWGSDHLRLAPWRGDPTIAELAPAVAGRPPTAQTVRHGLELVHRRGYRSVITSALAPQEQYGYLHAGFEVHERLHLLARGLDRLPETPVGCRLRRGRRRDLAAILDVDAAAFEPFWQLDQLRFDDARRATPTSRLRITAGAEVVGYAITGRAGSRGYLQRLAVRPEMQGRGWGTALVVDSLRWLRRRGAHSVTVNTQEANAAALGLYRHLGFTPRPDGLAVLSYRFEPA; encoded by the coding sequence ATGCGCCACTACGAACACCTCCAGTGGGGATCAGACCATCTGCGGCTCGCGCCGTGGCGGGGAGATCCGACCATCGCCGAGCTCGCACCCGCCGTCGCGGGTCGACCCCCAACGGCCCAGACCGTTCGCCATGGACTCGAGCTCGTCCACCGTCGCGGGTACCGGTCGGTCATCACCAGCGCGCTCGCTCCGCAGGAGCAGTACGGCTACCTGCATGCCGGCTTCGAGGTCCACGAGCGGCTGCACCTGCTCGCCCGGGGTCTCGACCGCCTGCCGGAGACACCAGTGGGATGTCGGTTGCGTCGGGGACGACGGCGGGACCTCGCGGCCATCCTCGACGTCGACGCCGCCGCGTTCGAGCCGTTCTGGCAACTCGACCAGCTGCGGTTCGACGACGCCCGCCGGGCCACGCCTACAAGCCGCCTGAGGATCACCGCCGGGGCCGAGGTCGTCGGCTACGCGATCACGGGCCGGGCCGGCTCCCGTGGCTACCTGCAGCGGCTGGCCGTGCGTCCCGAGATGCAGGGACGGGGCTGGGGCACCGCACTGGTCGTCGATTCGCTCCGGTGGCTCCGGCGGCGCGGTGCACACTCGGTCACGGTGAACACCCAAGAGGCCAACGCCGCCGCCCTCGGCCTCTACCGACACCTCGGCTTCACGCCACGCCCCGATGGGCTGGCCGTGCTCTCCTACCGGTTCGAGCCGGCGTGA
- a CDS encoding DUF6049 family protein, translating into MSSTGPLPAPVRASITLVAAAVAVAITTLLWSLAAATPSGAQRESEPDEPVQVALVDQTTWADPDGEIVVRFQLDGEVPDDATVEATVHEPLRSERIRADFEDTLSRERLGGRLTDPPIELGTVSELDPTSDGTTIAARIPIRSEPQDPDEPERLAIFAAGIHPVAIAVYDTDHTYLGGMVTHIVRLPRELPDATTGVVLVAPLDADPSHLADGSAHVDDAVRAAWTATVTALNTGPGQPVLVAPRPETVDALSATGASLDDILVSDLAELASAGGLPATTYVELDLAGFARAGLDTALDRQLEIGSATLESRLGVEVDDDLWVAHRSLTAGGLAAIAERGISQVILHHTLLADPSRGRSGPFTLEAGPAGTVTALATDPLRQQHQGSTGDPRLDAQRLLVDLAIDTFDDGPTHPVVVMIDPVAIDPVFVETLSAGLADAPLLDAVTASEAMRATPPDPGGSGDGTDAAGRLATDTSQRDLGGLRRDIDLTRLSLDTFTSVFPDSDELTNRFEDLLAVVPSRALSERDRDEYFFTIAVEMETLLDAISLPERRAITLPARTGTIPLTLTNASERGAVATIRLDSDKLEFIDGEQLEIPLPPGTNTVEVEVRARASGAFPLEITVESPDGRTELATARYTIRSAAVSGLGLAISVAAILVLGVWWVRTARRARAAHRDAAAT; encoded by the coding sequence GTGAGCTCGACCGGACCACTGCCTGCCCCAGTGCGCGCGTCGATCACCCTCGTCGCTGCGGCCGTCGCCGTCGCGATCACCACGCTGCTCTGGTCGCTCGCCGCGGCCACGCCGTCGGGGGCCCAGCGCGAGAGCGAACCCGACGAACCCGTTCAGGTGGCCTTGGTCGACCAGACCACCTGGGCCGATCCAGACGGCGAGATCGTCGTGCGCTTCCAACTCGACGGCGAGGTTCCCGACGACGCCACCGTCGAGGCAACCGTCCACGAGCCGCTCCGCAGCGAACGGATTCGGGCCGACTTCGAGGACACCCTCTCCCGCGAACGCCTCGGTGGACGTTTGACCGATCCGCCGATCGAGCTGGGCACGGTGAGCGAGCTCGACCCCACCTCCGACGGGACCACGATCGCGGCGCGGATCCCCATCCGGTCCGAACCCCAAGACCCCGACGAGCCCGAGCGCCTGGCCATCTTCGCCGCCGGCATCCACCCTGTCGCCATCGCCGTCTACGACACCGACCACACCTACCTCGGGGGGATGGTCACCCACATCGTCCGGCTCCCCCGCGAGCTCCCCGACGCGACCACCGGCGTCGTGCTCGTCGCTCCGCTCGATGCTGATCCCTCGCACCTCGCCGACGGCAGCGCACACGTCGACGACGCGGTGAGGGCCGCCTGGACCGCGACCGTCACCGCCCTGAACACCGGCCCCGGCCAACCTGTCCTCGTCGCTCCCAGACCCGAGACGGTCGACGCGCTCAGCGCCACCGGTGCGTCGCTCGACGACATCCTCGTCAGCGATCTCGCCGAGCTCGCCTCTGCCGGAGGACTGCCGGCGACGACCTACGTCGAACTCGACCTCGCCGGGTTCGCTCGCGCGGGACTCGACACCGCCCTCGACCGCCAGCTCGAGATCGGTTCCGCCACGCTCGAGAGCCGCCTCGGCGTCGAGGTCGACGACGATCTGTGGGTGGCCCACCGATCCCTCACCGCCGGCGGTCTCGCCGCGATCGCCGAACGCGGCATCAGCCAGGTGATCCTCCACCACACGCTGCTCGCCGACCCGTCCCGCGGTCGCAGCGGGCCGTTCACCCTCGAGGCCGGTCCTGCCGGTACGGTCACCGCCCTCGCCACCGATCCGCTACGGCAGCAGCACCAGGGATCGACGGGCGATCCCCGACTCGATGCCCAACGTCTCCTGGTCGACCTCGCCATCGACACCTTCGACGACGGACCGACACATCCGGTGGTGGTGATGATCGACCCGGTCGCCATCGATCCGGTGTTCGTCGAGACCCTGAGCGCGGGACTCGCCGATGCTCCCCTGCTCGATGCCGTCACGGCGAGCGAGGCGATGCGGGCCACGCCGCCCGACCCCGGCGGCAGCGGCGACGGGACAGACGCCGCCGGTCGCCTGGCCACCGACACGTCGCAACGAGACCTCGGTGGCCTCCGCCGGGACATCGACCTCACGCGTCTGTCACTCGACACCTTCACCTCGGTGTTCCCCGACAGCGACGAGCTCACCAACCGCTTCGAGGACCTCCTGGCGGTGGTCCCCTCGCGAGCGCTCAGCGAGCGCGACCGCGACGAGTACTTCTTCACCATCGCAGTGGAGATGGAGACCCTCCTCGACGCCATCAGCCTGCCGGAGCGACGGGCGATCACCCTTCCCGCCCGGACCGGCACGATCCCACTCACCCTGACCAACGCCAGCGAGCGGGGCGCGGTCGCGACCATCCGACTCGACAGCGACAAGCTGGAGTTCATCGACGGCGAGCAGCTCGAGATCCCGCTCCCTCCTGGGACCAACACCGTCGAGGTCGAGGTCAGGGCACGGGCCTCGGGAGCGTTCCCGCTCGAGATCACGGTCGAGAGCCCCGACGGGCGCACCGAGCTCGCGACGGCCCGCTACACCATCCGCTCCGCGGCGGTGTCGGGCTTGGGGTTGGCCATCTCGGTCGCGGCAATCCTGGTGCTGGGGGTCTGGTGGGTCCGCACCGCGCGACGCGCACGGGCCGCCCACCGCGACGCCGCGGCGACCTGA
- a CDS encoding DegV family protein encodes MAGVRIVTDSSSDLAPSEADELGIEIVPLSIRFGDKEFVDRSELSATDFYATMATSPELPETAAPAPGAFDAVFRRLLDDGADAIVCINLSESLSATIQSARTAAAAIDGADIRTIDSRSITAGLGTQVLRAARAARDGASADDVVSLVEAMVPRTHVIGVLDTLDNLKKGGRIGGAQALLGSMLSVKPAIDISSGEVEEAGKPRTRKKAMQWLADQVLAHERVEDLAIMHGDAPDIDAFLDLLAPRYDRSDIRVGLIGAVIGAHGGPRVIGACFLTGD; translated from the coding sequence ATGGCCGGAGTCCGCATCGTCACCGACAGCTCGTCCGACCTCGCCCCCAGCGAGGCCGACGAGCTCGGGATCGAGATCGTGCCACTGAGCATCCGCTTCGGCGACAAGGAGTTCGTCGATCGCAGCGAGCTGAGCGCCACCGACTTCTACGCCACCATGGCCACCTCGCCCGAGCTGCCGGAGACGGCTGCTCCGGCGCCGGGGGCCTTCGACGCCGTGTTCCGCCGCCTGCTCGACGACGGCGCCGACGCCATCGTGTGCATCAACCTGTCCGAGTCGCTGTCGGCCACCATCCAATCGGCCCGGACCGCAGCGGCCGCGATCGACGGAGCCGACATCCGCACCATCGACTCCCGCTCGATCACCGCTGGTCTCGGCACCCAGGTCCTGCGCGCCGCCCGCGCCGCCCGTGACGGCGCCTCGGCCGACGACGTGGTGTCGTTGGTCGAAGCCATGGTTCCCCGCACCCACGTCATCGGCGTGCTCGACACCCTCGACAACCTCAAGAAGGGTGGCCGGATCGGTGGCGCACAGGCGCTGCTCGGCTCCATGTTGTCGGTCAAGCCGGCCATCGACATCTCCTCGGGCGAGGTCGAGGAGGCGGGCAAGCCCCGGACCCGCAAGAAGGCGATGCAATGGCTCGCCGACCAGGTGCTCGCCCATGAACGGGTGGAGGACCTGGCCATCATGCACGGCGACGCTCCCGACATCGACGCCTTCCTCGACCTGTTGGCCCCGAGGTACGACCGAAGCGACATCCGGGTCGGGCTGATCGGCGCGGTCATCGGCGCTCACGGAGGGCCCCGGGTCATCGGCGCCTGCTTCCTCACCGGAGACTGA